The following are encoded in a window of Castanea sativa cultivar Marrone di Chiusa Pesio chromosome 5, ASM4071231v1 genomic DNA:
- the LOC142634961 gene encoding molybdate transporter 2-like: protein MSFLYRFLPLPVGRGVQLSQGLSFAFTAIKYIRYNQDLVTSKSGTPRSLLGFDGLVVALVSLLFLILTTGAGDHHDDNPDDHENQTLHARDDDDDDDDGCRQPRNRRECKRLRFLSSIPSALIVFLVGLCFCACFVTLRFLKI, encoded by the coding sequence ATGTCTTTCCTTTACCGTTTCCTTCCTCTCCCTGTAGGTCGTGGCGTTCAGCTCTCTCAAGGCCTTTCCTTCGCTTTCACTGCCATCAAATACATTCGCTACAACCAAGACTTAGTCACTTCCAAATCAGGAACTCCTCGTTCTTTGCTTGGCTTCGATGGCCTTGTTGTTGCTCTTGTTTCGCTCTTATTTCTCATCTTAACAACTGGGGCTGGTGACCATCATGATGATAATCCAGATGATCATGAAAATCAGACACTGCATGCacgtgatgatgatgatgatgatgatgatggttgCAGACAACCTCGGAATCGTCGAGAGTGTAAGAGGTTAAGGTTTCTGTCTTCAATTCCTTCGGCTCTTATTGTGTTCTTGGTGGGGTTGTGTTTCTGTGCTTGCTTCGTGACCCTTCGGTTTTTAAAGATCTAA